In Phycodurus eques isolate BA_2022a chromosome 10, UOR_Pequ_1.1, whole genome shotgun sequence, a genomic segment contains:
- the camk2n1 gene encoding calcium/calmodulin-dependent protein kinase II inhibitor 2-like, whose protein sequence is MSEVLPFNEEKMSRYGNEGDEGHLSFTCRLQDTNNFFNGSQNKRPPKLGQIGRSKRVVIEDEAGNDDALKNETEKTPADA, encoded by the exons ATGTCGGAAGTGTTGCCTTTCAACGAAGAGAAAATGAGTCGTTATGGAAATGAGGGCGACGAGGGACACCTTTCCTTCACCTGTCGCCTTCAAGACACCAACAACTTCTTCAATGGCTCGCAGAATAAACGTCCGCCCAAACTGGGACAAATAGGCCGGAGCAAACGgg TTGTGATTGAGGATGAGGCTGGAAATGACGATGCACTGAAAAACGAAACAGAGAAGACCCCGGCGGACGCTTAG